In Oncorhynchus tshawytscha isolate Ot180627B linkage group LG06, Otsh_v2.0, whole genome shotgun sequence, the following are encoded in one genomic region:
- the LOC112252199 gene encoding lipoprotein lipase yields MGKENTYLVTVWIILANICASFSSTPEQTLFGNNNSTEWLEDLTDIVSKFSLRTAEVPDDDLCYIVPGQPLTIPECEFNPETQTFVVIHGWTVTGLFESWVPKLVTALYEREPKANVIVVDWLTRAQQHYPTSAAYTKLVGRDVAKFVNWLQKTLDYPWERIHLLGYSLGAHVAGIAGFLTNHKVSRITGLDPAGPTFEHADNQTTLSPDDALFVDVLHTNTRGSPDRSIGIQRPVGHVDIYPNGGTFQPGCDLQNTMMMIATTGIHNMDQIVKCSHERSIHLFIDSLVNAAEHQTMAYRCSSKEAFMKGMCLNCRKNRCNKVGYGVNKVRLPRSTKMYLKTRETMPFKLFHYQVKVHFFSSEKLDYTEQPMKISLYGTHDEKTDIPYIMPFLNTNSTVSFLLTTDVDIGELLMVKLRWEKDAYFSWSDWWGNSNFHIRKMRVKAGETQSKVIFSAKDGEFAYLVRGKDDAVFVKSKEDNMSRKEKTMHRLKMQGSLFKKNTA; encoded by the exons ATGGGAAAAGAAAATACCTATTTGGTCACCGTTTGGATAATTCTTGCAAATATCTGTGCATCTTTTTCAAGTACACCAGAACAAACACTTTTTG GTAACAACAACTCTACTGAATGGCTTGAGGACCTCACTGACATTGTATCCAAGTTCTCCCTGAGAACCGCTGAGGTACCAGATGATGACCTGTGCTACATTGTTCCTGGCCAGCCCTTAACCATCCCAGAGTGTGAATTCAACCCAGAGACTCAGACGTTCGTGGTTATTCATGGATGGACG GTCACAGGGCTATTTGAGAGCTGGGTCCCTAAGCTGGTGACAGCGCTGTATGAGAGGGAGCCCAAGGCCAACGTTATCGTGGTGGACTGGCTGACCCGGGCCCAGCAGCACTACCCTACCTCCGCCGCTTACACCAAGCTGGTGGGCAGAGACGTAGCCAAGTTTGTCAACTGGCTGCAG AAAACACTGGACTACCCCTGGGAGAGGATACATCTGCTGGGATACAGTCTGGGGGCTCATGTAGCCGGCATCGCCGGTTTCCTCACCAACCACAAAGTCAGCAGGATCACAG GTTTGGACCCAGCCGGCCCGACCTTTGAGCACGCTGACAACCAGACCACCCTGTCCCCTGATGATGCTCTCTTCGTGGACGTCCTGCACACCAACACCCGGGGCTCCCCAGACCGCAGCATCGGCATCCAGAGACCGGTGGGCCATGTGGACATCTACCCCAACGGAGGAACCTTCCAGCCAGGCTGTGACCTGCAGAACACCATGATGATGATTGCCACCACAGGCATCCATA ATATGGACCAGATTGTGAAGTGTTCCCACGAGCGCTCCATCCACCTGTTCATCGACTCGCTGGTGAATGCAGCAGAGCATCAGACCATGGCCTACCGCTGCAGCTCCAAGGAGGCCTTCATGAAGGGAATGTGTCTCAACTGCCGCAAGAACCGTTGCAACAAGGTGGGCTACGGCGTCAACAAGGTCCGCCTGCCCCGGAGCACCAAGATGTACCTCAAGACCCGTGAGACGATGCCCTTCAAAc TTTTCCATTACCAAGTGAAGGTGCATTTCTTCAGCAGCGAGAAACTGGACTACACTGAGCAGCCCATGAAAATCTCTCTGTACGGAACCCATGATGAGAAGACAGACATTCCCTACATCAT GCCGTTCCTGAACACTAACAGCACCGTGTCCTTCCTGCTGACCACCGACGTGGACATCGGGGAGCTGCTTATGGTCAAGCTGCGTTGGGAGAAAGATGCTTACTTCAGCTGGTCTGACTGGTGGGGTAACAGCAACTTCCACATCCGCAAAATGCGTGTCAAGGCCGGGGAGACTCAGTCCAA GGTGATCTTCAGTGCTAAAGATGGAGAGTTTGCCTACCTCGTCAGAGGAAAAGACGACGCAGTCTTTGTCAAATCAAAAGAGGACAACATGAGCCGGAAAGAGAAAAC GATGCACAGGCTCAAGATGCAGGGAAGCCTCTTCAAGAAGAACACTGCATGA